A single genomic interval of Deinococcus sp. Leaf326 harbors:
- a CDS encoding diguanylate cyclase domain-containing protein codes for MAATSLWGVPMLSPALISLLTFLAVVSSALFALSTYLRLRTSQRHAYQRTILDPLTELLNRFGLQQDLLSLPSAPVVLAVLDVNQLKVINDQYGHSEGDRYLQTISQHLKAYLADDTVLCRWGGDEFVILFPGHPQDKVRKILTTVQQAIPSVLPGICAFSFGIAVFETPPQFERAFALADHQMYEEKQQQALTGDPATIDLGLYAFSQQLETLATPEEVIRTGLARTRTLLHFDMATYIEVSSDGMLARHLDQDPAITALLPGFVLNLHVPFTPMPALVVRTGATVISVDYPNHPLAFASWIEAGVKTTILTPVLIAGRVVGILTLIHLSTWKVVTLEMQRMLELAALRFGHALELFQVAETTRLNLEGGLLGRQSSVSTTRTIPWPLLPGLRLASRPPSSRQC; via the coding sequence ATGGCCGCCACCTCTCTCTGGGGTGTGCCCATGCTCTCGCCTGCGCTCATCTCGCTCCTCACCTTCCTGGCCGTCGTAAGCAGTGCCCTCTTCGCCCTGAGTACGTATCTCAGACTCAGGACATCTCAACGCCATGCCTATCAGCGCACCATTCTTGATCCCTTGACTGAGCTCCTGAACCGTTTCGGCCTTCAGCAGGATCTACTGTCCCTCCCCTCGGCCCCCGTCGTCCTGGCCGTTCTGGATGTCAACCAGCTCAAGGTCATCAATGACCAGTATGGCCATAGTGAAGGAGACCGGTATCTTCAGACAATCAGTCAACACCTCAAGGCATACCTGGCCGACGACACCGTGTTGTGCCGTTGGGGCGGGGACGAGTTTGTCATCTTGTTTCCAGGGCACCCTCAGGACAAGGTGCGCAAGATCCTCACCACAGTTCAACAGGCGATCCCCAGCGTTCTTCCCGGCATCTGCGCCTTTTCGTTTGGCATTGCTGTCTTCGAGACGCCACCACAGTTCGAACGAGCTTTCGCCCTTGCTGATCATCAAATGTACGAAGAAAAGCAGCAGCAGGCCCTCACCGGAGATCCGGCAACCATAGACTTGGGCTTGTACGCGTTTTCCCAGCAACTCGAAACGTTGGCGACCCCGGAGGAAGTCATCCGCACAGGTCTTGCACGGACCCGGACTCTCCTTCACTTCGACATGGCCACATATATCGAGGTCTCATCGGACGGGATGCTGGCCCGGCATCTTGATCAGGACCCGGCTATCACAGCGCTGCTCCCCGGGTTCGTCTTGAACCTCCACGTACCATTCACGCCTATGCCTGCCTTGGTTGTGAGAACTGGGGCGACAGTCATCAGTGTCGACTACCCGAACCATCCCCTGGCCTTTGCTTCCTGGATTGAGGCTGGCGTCAAGACCACCATCCTCACGCCAGTGCTGATCGCCGGTCGGGTTGTCGGCATTTTGACCCTGATTCACCTGAGCACCTGGAAGGTCGTCACGTTGGAGATGCAACGGATGCTGGAACTTGCCGCCCTGAGGTTCGGGCATGCGCTGGAGCTTTTTCAGGTTGCCGAAACCACCCGGCTCAACTTGGAGGGTGGTCTMCTGGGGCGACAGTCATCAGTGTCGACTACCCGAACCATCCCCTGGCCTTTGCTTCCTGGATTGAGGCTGGCGTCAAGACCACCATCCTCACGCCAGTGCTGA
- a CDS encoding HD-GYP domain-containing protein, which translates to MLIAGRVVGILTLIHLSTWKVVTLEMQRMLELAALRFGHALELFQVAETTRXNLEGGLLGLGXALEARDLETHGHTERVVEMAVRLGTLIGLTGQALNDLRQGAFLHDLGKLSIPDAILLKPGALTSDEWEVMKNHTVLGADIASRIPNLSVGALEVIRSHHERWDGKGYPDGLMGEQIPLNARIFSVCDVFDALTHERLYKAAWRWEDARTEIAQQRERQFCPLVVDTFLXSTVTRLRTSGLRLAGP; encoded by the coding sequence GTGCTGATCGCCGGTCGGGTTGTCGGCATTTTGACCCTGATTCACCTGAGCACCTGGAAGGTCGTCACGYTGGAGATGCAACGGATGCTGGAACTCGCCGCCCTGAGGTTCGGGCATGCGCTGGAGCTTTTTCAGGTTGCCGAAACCACCCGGSTCAACTTGGAGGGYGGTCTCCTGGGGTTGGGTRTTGCCCTCGAAGCCAGAGACTTGGAGACCCATGGGCATACGGAGAGAGTGGTTGAGATGGCGGTGAGGCTTGGAACGCTCATCGGACTGACGGGCCAAGCCCTGAACGACCTCAGGCAAGGGGCGTTTTTGCATGACCTTGGCAAACTCTCGATTCCAGATGCGATTCTCCTTAAACCGGGCGCCCTGACCAGCGACGAGTGGGAGGTGATGAAAAATCATACAGTGCTCGGAGCGGACATCGCCTCGCGAATTCCCAATCTTTCGGTAGGGGCACTGGAAGTGATTCGCTCTCACCATGAGCGCTGGGATGGCAAGGGGTATCCGGATGGTTTGATGGGAGAACAGATTCCCCTGAATGCCCGAATCTTTTCGGTCTGTGATGTGTTCGATGCTCTGACACACGAACGACTTTATAAGGCGGCGTGGCGTTGGGAAGACGCTCGCACGGAGATTGCACAGCAGCGAGAACGGCAGTTCTGTCCACTCGTAGTGGATACGTTTCTGRCCTCAACTGTCACGCGGCTCAGGACTTCGGGGCTGCGGCTCGCGGGGCC